The Intestinibaculum porci DNA window CCTATAAAAAGCAATCTTTAACCTTTATTGGTTATCATACGTTCATTGATCCGCAAAAAGGCTATGAAGAATGTCCCGCTTTTTGGGAGCAAGGCTACCGCCAGCGTTTTGCGCATCTTTACAATACTATGACACCCGAAAATGCTTTAGAGCAGGCGATGTTAGATAATCATATTGGAGCTTATGGCATATGTTTGATGAAAGATGGTAAGCTTGATTACTGGATCGCTGGTTTATATTCCGGGGGAGAGGTGCCTAGCGGTCTGGAAATATTGGAAGTGCCAGAAAGCATTTTTGCGATGTTTACGACGCAGGGACCACTGCCAGAT harbors:
- a CDS encoding GyrI-like domain-containing protein, encoding MDVSYKKQSLTFIGYHTFIDPQKGYEECPAFWEQGYRQRFAHLYNTMTPENALEQAMLDNHIGAYGICLMKDGKLDYWIAGLYSGGEVPSGLEILEVPESIFAMFTTQGPLPDSLQSLNTEIYEKWLPSEGLKHGAMRDMIIEVYSDQDPASPAYECAIWMPVLKGAQL